In Crocosphaera sp. UHCC 0190, a genomic segment contains:
- a CDS encoding chemotaxis protein CheW, whose amino-acid sequence MNLPSFETQTLRSKKAVGDPYLQLQINSQTQVALPMNMTQEVLITSASRLTIMPNMPPCLLGLLNQRSRIFWVIDLALLLGLQPLGLELQQYSIAIIRSRNNALGLAVEAVKGVIRFPKEVIQSPIGTVEPELTPYLQGCIAQERQILLILSPEAILNAPILQHNLS is encoded by the coding sequence ATGAATCTTCCAAGTTTTGAAACTCAAACCTTGCGCTCAAAAAAAGCAGTTGGCGATCCCTATCTTCAACTGCAAATCAACAGTCAAACCCAAGTTGCCTTACCCATGAACATGACGCAAGAGGTATTAATTACTTCAGCTAGTCGTTTAACAATAATGCCAAATATGCCCCCTTGTTTGTTGGGATTATTGAATCAAAGAAGTCGTATTTTTTGGGTAATTGACTTAGCTTTGTTACTCGGTTTACAGCCATTAGGGTTGGAACTTCAACAGTATTCTATCGCCATTATTCGCTCAAGAAACAATGCCCTAGGATTAGCAGTAGAAGCCGTTAAAGGGGTCATTCGTTTTCCCAAAGAAGTCATACAGTCTCCCATTGGAACTGTTGAACCAGAGTTAACCCCTTATTTACAGGGATGTATTGCTCAAGAAAGACAAATTTTACTAATTTTATCTCCTGAAGCCATTCTTAACGCTCCTATTTTACAGCACAATCTCTCTTAA
- a CDS encoding methyl-accepting chemotaxis protein: MTATNNNNGNLTPVNDNNQPIIIEKEVTFNSVETPNSLPRIAESNAKMRHKKWGIRAKATLLAMAIGTLPVMAVGGIAYTLANQSINRQIDTFEKTNVTQLQDKIHVYMKDRFSDIQAMASLDIFTNPKWRETATREEKDAALTKMLKAYGIYDSIAVFDIKGNVIAQTAGTPLKNHIDRTYIQAALKINGPVLSQPSISTTEGTFNVYAASTLKDPTTGEPIGFIRARMPVKFLEKIIDNYKTEGQTFYLINGDRQIFLGPEGEYVVQTLSSGKAMTNRTDEYKAIDAAQIFPIIEQLEQQNKANVIPGQNLKAQTEQLLAYAPPIKFEGLPDLNWRAIIATDADIVFASQRQLRWLLLLGTAATSLIVGIIAVIVANRATRPILQSSQVVKRLGEGDFAQRVQVVGDDEIAQLGSDINTMAQQIQELLIEQQAAAQREKEDQAAFARQQGELAEQERERSEKLQRELIKLLTEVEGASEGDLTVRAEISAGEIGIVADFFNSIVESLRDVVSQVKQTATQVNSSITTNEGSIRQLASEAIAQASQITQTLNSVEEMTQSIQVVADNAKAAAAVAKTASTTAEMGGADMEQTVANIFQLRDTVAETTKKVKRLGESSQQISKVVSLINQIALQTNLLAINASIEAARAGEEGRGFAVVAEEVGQLAAQSAAATKEIEKIVETIRQETSAVVEAMELGTTQVVEGTRLAEKTKASLGQIVEVSRQIDQLLESISQATVSQANTSQSVTQLMEEVAKVSQKTSDSSRQVSGSLQETVAIANQLQASVGTFKVS; the protein is encoded by the coding sequence ATGACTGCCACGAATAATAATAACGGAAACCTAACCCCTGTCAATGATAATAACCAACCGATTATTATCGAAAAAGAAGTCACCTTCAATAGTGTAGAAACCCCCAATAGTTTGCCTAGGATAGCTGAATCAAATGCCAAGATGAGGCACAAAAAATGGGGCATTAGGGCCAAAGCAACCCTGTTAGCCATGGCCATAGGAACCTTACCCGTTATGGCCGTTGGGGGAATTGCTTATACTTTAGCCAATCAGTCAATTAATCGACAAATTGATACCTTTGAAAAAACAAATGTTACGCAATTACAAGATAAGATTCACGTTTATATGAAGGATCGTTTTTCAGATATCCAAGCCATGGCTAGTTTGGATATTTTTACGAACCCGAAATGGCGAGAAACTGCAACCAGAGAAGAAAAAGATGCAGCCCTGACTAAGATGTTAAAAGCTTACGGTATTTATGATAGTATTGCGGTTTTTGATATCAAAGGAAATGTCATTGCTCAAACGGCAGGAACTCCCTTAAAAAATCATATTGACCGAACCTATATTCAAGCGGCCCTAAAAATTAATGGCCCCGTCTTAAGTCAACCTTCTATTTCCACCACAGAAGGAACCTTTAATGTTTATGCGGCCTCTACCTTAAAAGATCCCACCACAGGCGAACCCATTGGCTTTATTCGCGCCCGTATGCCTGTAAAATTCTTAGAAAAAATCATTGATAACTATAAAACCGAAGGACAAACCTTTTATTTAATTAATGGTGATAGACAAATCTTTTTAGGGCCAGAAGGGGAATATGTGGTTCAAACTCTGTCCAGTGGAAAAGCAATGACTAACCGCACCGATGAATATAAAGCCATTGACGCTGCCCAAATTTTCCCAATTATTGAACAACTTGAACAACAAAACAAGGCTAATGTTATCCCTGGTCAAAATCTGAAAGCCCAGACAGAACAACTGTTGGCCTATGCCCCACCGATTAAATTTGAAGGCTTACCGGATCTTAATTGGCGTGCTATCATTGCCACCGATGCGGATATTGTGTTTGCCTCTCAAAGACAGTTACGATGGTTGTTATTGTTAGGAACAGCAGCCACGTCGTTAATTGTGGGCATAATTGCCGTAATTGTTGCCAATCGTGCCACCCGTCCCATTTTACAATCAAGTCAGGTGGTTAAACGATTAGGAGAAGGGGACTTTGCACAACGGGTTCAAGTAGTTGGGGATGATGAAATTGCTCAACTGGGGTCTGATATTAATACTATGGCGCAACAGATCCAAGAATTATTAATCGAACAACAAGCAGCGGCCCAACGGGAAAAAGAAGATCAAGCCGCATTTGCCCGTCAACAAGGTGAATTAGCAGAACAAGAAAGAGAAAGGAGTGAAAAACTACAACGGGAACTGATTAAACTCTTGACAGAAGTAGAAGGTGCTTCAGAAGGTGATTTAACAGTACGGGCCGAAATTAGTGCAGGGGAAATTGGTATTGTTGCGGATTTCTTTAACTCCATTGTGGAAAGTTTACGGGACGTTGTGAGTCAGGTAAAACAGACAGCAACCCAGGTAAATAGTTCTATTACCACCAATGAGGGGTCAATTCGTCAATTAGCCTCTGAAGCGATCGCCCAAGCGTCTCAAATCACCCAAACCTTGAATTCTGTGGAAGAAATGACCCAATCAATTCAAGTGGTGGCAGATAACGCCAAAGCCGCCGCCGCAGTAGCAAAAACCGCCTCAACTACCGCAGAAATGGGCGGGGCCGACATGGAACAAACCGTAGCCAATATCTTCCAATTACGGGATACCGTAGCTGAAACGACCAAGAAAGTGAAGCGGTTAGGGGAATCTTCCCAACAGATTTCTAAAGTTGTTTCTTTAATTAACCAAATTGCCCTACAAACCAACTTACTCGCTATTAATGCCAGTATTGAGGCAGCCCGCGCTGGAGAGGAAGGCCGAGGCTTTGCAGTGGTTGCGGAAGAAGTGGGACAATTAGCGGCCCAGTCAGCCGCCGCGACCAAAGAAATTGAGAAAATTGTGGAAACCATTCGACAAGAAACCTCAGCCGTGGTGGAAGCCATGGAATTAGGGACAACCCAGGTGGTTGAAGGAACCCGTTTGGCAGAGAAAACCAAGGCAAGTTTAGGGCAAATTGTGGAAGTTTCCCGCCAAATCGATCAATTATTAGAGTCCATCTCCCAAGCTACCGTATCCCAGGCCAACACCTCCCAGTCTGTGACGCAATTAATGGAAGAAGTGGCTAAAGTGTCCCAAAAAACCTCTGATTCTTCCCGTCAAGTTTCCGGTTCCCTACAAGAAACTGTTGCGATCGCAAATCAATTACAAGCCTCTGTGGGGACATTTAAGGTGAGTTAG
- a CDS encoding hybrid sensor histidine kinase/response regulator, protein MAKDKEQEIRWQFLGEAQEYLNALESGLLGLATHGVDRQQMDGALRAAHSIKGGAAMMGFQTLSELAHRLEDFLKVLKVGGSHSVDRSLESLLLTSIDHLRQVAQWNRQGIDIDRSWLETQVNPLMAALYERLGDPQPEDATTLLSEEAGEDMVLLMFQTEVEGCLQRLESVLDNPQQPCLLEEFVIAAQELEGLGQMLQLEAFSALCQSIIQGLETYQEQIQTIAPLGLQAWRRSQAMVIIGQREMMPTELDLSHLSSMPAIEDNLSLSLADAESEIWDNSFVDLEDTPLSFGFPSSGFLSSGTPQPLFPDESSQLPGETTLPLPWELEQETEELNILMTPDALKSYVTTKEFTEEAQEFLAQLNADKIETANDFIVSPSPRSTEDIDTGEEQETIRVPIKQLEALSDLFGELTIERNGLNLQLKRLRNLVELLSDRVQTLEQSNAHLKNTYDQVGERSPDKDSTLKSGQLSLQDFDLLEMDRYSDLHVASQEMMDTMVQLQEVTRDLQTNLDETEGSSRAFSRTFKLMQTTITQLRMRPIADLVGRFPMGLRQMELQYGKQVDLKIKGGSTLVDRTILEALNDPLLHLLRNAFDHGIETPEVRQAAGKPETGTIEISATYRGNKTIITVQDDGAGINLDKIRVKALQMGLNQSDLAEATNKELLDLIFEPGFTTAEAVTDLSGRGVGMDVVRTNLRQIRGEIAVATKPGQGTSFILTVPFTLSVIRVLLVESGGMLLAFPNSVIEEMISLDPEMMMMGTGQNVLNWDGQLVPLIALGQQLDFARPHPITPIEAMAVIDQPTVLMIAQGHDFVGIQVDRYWGEQEVTIRQVEGNLGMPSGFSGCTILGDGRVVPLIDATALLRWINEENRPLLRSQPPTLADLDLRFTETKAIAPTIMIVDDSINVRRFLALTLEKAGYQVEQAKDGQDALEKLQGGLLSKIQLIISDLEMPRLDGYGLLSHLKSDSMLKYLPVVMLTSRSGDKHRQLAMNLGASAYFSKPFKETELLATLEQLIKASLVK, encoded by the coding sequence ATGGCTAAGGATAAGGAACAAGAGATTAGGTGGCAATTTCTGGGAGAAGCTCAGGAATACTTAAATGCTTTAGAATCGGGTTTATTAGGGTTAGCTACCCATGGGGTTGATCGTCAACAGATGGACGGAGCATTACGGGCCGCCCATTCGATCAAAGGTGGGGCGGCCATGATGGGATTTCAAACCCTATCGGAGTTAGCCCACCGTTTAGAAGACTTTTTGAAAGTCCTTAAGGTGGGGGGTTCTCATTCGGTTGATCGGAGCTTAGAAAGCCTATTATTAACGAGTATTGACCATCTGCGTCAGGTGGCTCAATGGAATCGTCAAGGGATAGATATTGACCGATCTTGGTTAGAAACCCAGGTTAACCCTTTGATGGCTGCTCTTTATGAACGTTTGGGCGATCCTCAACCGGAAGATGCCACCACCCTGTTATCAGAAGAAGCAGGGGAAGATATGGTCTTGTTGATGTTTCAAACGGAAGTAGAAGGCTGTTTGCAACGCTTAGAATCAGTGTTAGACAACCCCCAACAGCCTTGTTTACTGGAAGAATTTGTGATTGCGGCCCAAGAATTAGAAGGGTTGGGGCAAATGCTACAATTAGAGGCATTTTCCGCCCTCTGTCAATCCATTATCCAGGGGTTAGAAACTTATCAAGAGCAAATTCAAACTATTGCCCCTTTAGGGTTGCAAGCTTGGCGGCGATCGCAGGCCATGGTGATCATTGGACAGAGGGAAATGATGCCCACAGAACTCGATTTGTCCCATCTTTCCTCTATGCCAGCTATTGAAGATAATCTGTCACTCTCTCTCGCTGATGCAGAATCAGAAATCTGGGATAATAGCTTTGTAGATTTAGAAGATACGCCCTTATCCTTTGGGTTTCCTTCTTCTGGTTTTCTCTCCTCTGGTACTCCCCAACCTTTGTTTCCCGATGAGTCGTCACAACTTCCAGGAGAGACGACTTTACCTCTACCTTGGGAATTGGAACAGGAAACGGAAGAATTAAACATTCTCATGACCCCAGATGCCTTAAAATCCTATGTCACCACGAAGGAATTTACAGAAGAGGCCCAGGAATTTTTGGCCCAGTTAAACGCCGATAAAATTGAAACGGCCAATGACTTTATTGTTTCCCCTTCTCCTAGGAGTACAGAAGATATTGACACAGGGGAAGAACAAGAGACAATTCGTGTCCCTATCAAGCAATTAGAAGCCCTCAGTGATCTGTTTGGGGAACTTACCATTGAACGTAATGGCTTAAATTTACAACTGAAACGTTTAAGAAATCTCGTTGAATTATTAAGTGACAGGGTACAAACATTAGAACAATCTAACGCTCATCTGAAAAACACTTATGATCAAGTGGGAGAGCGATCGCCTGACAAAGATTCAACCCTTAAATCAGGGCAATTAAGCCTTCAAGACTTCGATCTGTTGGAAATGGATCGTTATAGTGATCTTCATGTCGCGTCCCAAGAAATGATGGATACCATGGTACAACTTCAGGAAGTAACTAGGGATCTTCAGACCAACTTAGACGAAACAGAAGGATCTTCACGGGCTTTTTCCCGCACCTTTAAATTAATGCAAACCACCATCACCCAATTGCGAATGCGTCCCATTGCTGATTTGGTGGGGCGTTTTCCCATGGGGTTACGACAAATGGAACTCCAATACGGTAAACAGGTGGATTTGAAGATTAAAGGGGGATCTACTTTGGTGGATCGAACCATTTTAGAGGCGTTAAATGACCCCTTATTACATCTTTTACGCAATGCGTTTGATCATGGTATTGAAACCCCCGAAGTCCGTCAAGCAGCCGGAAAACCTGAAACTGGAACTATTGAAATTAGTGCCACTTATCGGGGAAATAAAACTATTATTACGGTTCAAGATGATGGGGCGGGGATTAATTTAGATAAAATCAGAGTTAAGGCCTTACAAATGGGGTTAAATCAGTCTGATCTCGCAGAAGCAACTAATAAAGAGTTATTAGATCTTATTTTTGAGCCAGGGTTTACTACTGCTGAGGCCGTGACAGACTTATCAGGCCGGGGTGTGGGTATGGATGTGGTACGCACTAACCTGCGTCAAATTCGGGGAGAAATTGCCGTGGCCACCAAACCAGGCCAAGGAACAAGCTTTATCCTGACAGTTCCCTTTACTTTGTCAGTGATACGGGTATTATTGGTGGAAAGTGGCGGAATGCTGTTGGCTTTTCCTAATAGTGTGATTGAAGAAATGATTAGTCTTGACCCTGAAATGATGATGATGGGAACAGGACAAAATGTACTTAATTGGGATGGTCAGTTAGTTCCCCTGATTGCTTTAGGGCAACAATTGGATTTTGCTCGTCCTCATCCGATCACCCCCATAGAAGCAATGGCTGTCATTGATCAACCCACCGTTTTAATGATAGCTCAAGGTCATGATTTTGTGGGGATTCAGGTGGATCGCTATTGGGGCGAACAAGAAGTCACTATTCGTCAGGTGGAAGGAAACTTAGGAATGCCTTCTGGGTTTTCTGGTTGTACTATTTTAGGAGATGGTCGCGTGGTTCCTTTGATAGATGCAACTGCTTTGTTACGTTGGATCAATGAGGAAAATCGTCCCTTATTGCGATCGCAACCTCCAACCTTAGCAGATTTAGATCTGAGATTTACTGAGACTAAGGCGATCGCCCCTACCATCATGATTGTGGATGATTCGATTAATGTGCGTCGTTTCTTGGCCTTAACCCTCGAAAAAGCGGGTTATCAGGTGGAACAGGCCAAAGATGGTCAAGATGCCCTAGAAAAGCTGCAAGGGGGCTTATTATCTAAGATTCAATTAATTATCAGTGATCTTGAAATGCCCCGTCTGGATGGTTATGGCTTATTATCTCATCTAAAATCTGACTCCATGCTTAAATATCTTCCTGTGGTGATGTTAACTTCTCGTAGTGGGGATAAACATCGTCAACTAGCCATGAATTTAGGCGCGTCTGCTTATTTTTCTAAACCGTTTAAGGAAACTGAATTATTAGCCACATTAGAACAGTTAATTAAAGCATCTTTAGTTAAGTAA
- the infB gene encoding translation initiation factor IF-2, which yields MNNAQKVRIYDLSKELNLENKDILEICSQLNIAVKSHSSTITESQAERIKAMAEKYVATQGTHQPEEASSLGERKQQILAIHHKQPNSRPTQNDQDSRTESSSALVTPPRPPVKPRPSATITPPQKPIPPALVKPQVGAVAEKPQPTPQSVRPTPPTEVPPEPEATLSEPPQMLKPPVKSSEADSPKAKDLQPKPSSEGPSKVQLPQKPVKVNLPKPKDRGEKVDNGEKVAVSDGKKPLTKSITRKAKPELQRPLSLKSEEEETLKLVAPSIKPVSEAPEETDVDDDTIDTELKPKPQLKRPAPPRISKRKTWDEEEEEQETKAKAAKGAAAKGKRRSQRLDQEDEDFESELDTSPVSLSVSLSMARPPKPKSQNQPVTAVYKPKKPTLKTAETGGERTKSDRRERQEVSQRPEQIILDSNLTLRELAERLQIAETEIIKSLFSKGIAVNITQTLDQETATMVAEELGVLVEVPQVQSAATKNTEMIETKDLEYLQRRPPVVTIMGHVDHGKTTLLDSIRKTKVAQGEAGGITQHIGAYHVDIEHNGVPEQIVFLDTPGHEAFTAMRARGARVTDMAILVVAADDGVQPQTREAISHAKAAGVPIVVAINKVDKPEANPDRIKQELSDLALVPEEWGGDTIMVPVSALKGENLDTLLEMLLLVSEVEELVANPDRLAKGTVIEANLDRTRGPVATLLVQNGTLRVGDAIVAGSVFGKIRAMIDDRGDKVEAASPSFAVEILGLNSVPEAGDEFDVYSNEREARVIAEQNAENHRQTRLQQAMSSRRITLSTLSAQAQEGELKELNLILKADVQGSVEAILGALEQLPQNEVQIRILLASAGEITETDVDLAAASGAVIVGFNTTLASGSRAAADQEGVDIREYDIIYKLLDDIQGAMEGLLEPEEVESALGQAQVRAVFPVGRGAVAGCYVQSGKVVRNRFIRVRRGGNVIYQGILDSLKRMKEDAREVNAGYECGIGIDKFSNWQEGDLIEAYEMVTKRRTLAGKTS from the coding sequence ATGAACAACGCACAAAAAGTTAGAATTTACGATTTATCGAAAGAATTGAATTTAGAGAACAAAGACATCTTGGAAATTTGCTCACAGCTTAACATTGCTGTTAAGAGCCACAGTAGCACTATTACTGAATCTCAAGCAGAACGGATTAAGGCAATGGCGGAAAAATATGTCGCCACTCAAGGAACTCATCAACCAGAGGAAGCGTCCTCATTAGGAGAACGGAAACAACAGATATTGGCCATTCATCATAAGCAACCTAACTCTCGTCCCACCCAGAATGACCAAGATTCCCGGACAGAATCTTCCTCTGCCTTAGTGACTCCGCCTAGACCTCCTGTTAAGCCTCGGCCATCTGCTACCATTACTCCCCCCCAAAAGCCAATTCCCCCTGCCCTAGTGAAACCCCAGGTTGGTGCTGTGGCTGAAAAACCCCAGCCTACCCCTCAGTCAGTGCGGCCAACCCCCCCAACAGAAGTCCCTCCAGAACCAGAGGCGACTTTGTCAGAACCACCGCAAATGCTTAAGCCTCCGGTGAAATCTTCAGAAGCAGACAGTCCAAAAGCCAAAGATCTTCAGCCGAAACCGTCTTCTGAGGGGCCGAGTAAGGTTCAACTGCCCCAAAAACCGGTGAAGGTGAATCTGCCCAAACCCAAAGATCGAGGGGAAAAAGTTGACAATGGGGAGAAAGTTGCTGTTTCTGACGGGAAAAAACCCCTAACCAAATCAATTACTCGCAAAGCCAAACCGGAACTACAGCGGCCCTTATCTCTGAAGTCCGAGGAAGAAGAAACCCTCAAATTAGTAGCACCTTCCATTAAACCCGTTTCCGAAGCTCCAGAAGAAACGGATGTGGATGATGACACCATTGACACTGAACTCAAGCCAAAACCCCAATTAAAACGTCCGGCCCCCCCACGAATCTCCAAACGGAAAACTTGGGACGAAGAGGAAGAAGAACAAGAAACCAAAGCTAAAGCCGCGAAAGGGGCTGCCGCGAAAGGAAAGCGACGTTCCCAACGCCTCGATCAAGAGGACGAAGATTTTGAGTCCGAATTAGACACCAGTCCCGTCTCTCTGAGTGTCAGTTTATCGATGGCCCGTCCGCCGAAACCGAAGTCTCAGAATCAACCCGTTACTGCAGTCTATAAACCCAAAAAACCCACCCTAAAAACGGCTGAGACAGGGGGAGAACGAACCAAATCTGACCGTCGGGAACGTCAAGAGGTTAGCCAACGACCTGAGCAAATTATCCTTGATAGCAACTTAACCCTGAGAGAACTGGCTGAAAGGTTGCAAATTGCAGAAACGGAAATTATTAAGAGTCTCTTTTCCAAAGGTATTGCGGTCAATATTACCCAAACCCTTGATCAAGAAACCGCTACCATGGTGGCAGAGGAATTAGGGGTTTTGGTGGAAGTTCCCCAAGTACAATCCGCCGCAACCAAGAATACGGAAATGATCGAGACGAAAGACTTGGAATATCTCCAACGTCGTCCCCCTGTGGTGACTATTATGGGTCACGTTGACCACGGGAAAACCACCTTGCTTGATTCTATCCGTAAAACGAAAGTGGCTCAAGGAGAAGCCGGAGGCATTACCCAACATATCGGGGCCTACCACGTGGATATTGAGCATAATGGTGTCCCAGAGCAAATTGTCTTTTTAGACACCCCTGGTCACGAAGCCTTCACTGCTATGCGGGCGAGAGGAGCAAGAGTCACCGATATGGCCATTCTCGTCGTAGCTGCGGATGATGGGGTACAACCTCAAACCAGAGAAGCTATCAGTCACGCCAAAGCGGCTGGAGTGCCAATTGTGGTTGCTATCAATAAAGTTGATAAGCCAGAAGCAAACCCCGATCGCATTAAACAAGAACTCTCTGACTTGGCCTTAGTTCCTGAAGAATGGGGCGGAGACACCATTATGGTTCCCGTGAGTGCGCTCAAAGGAGAAAATCTGGATACTTTGTTGGAAATGCTACTGCTCGTCTCAGAAGTAGAAGAATTAGTGGCTAACCCTGATCGCCTTGCAAAAGGAACAGTGATCGAGGCGAATTTAGATCGGACCCGCGGCCCTGTGGCTACCCTCCTGGTGCAAAATGGCACCTTAAGGGTGGGAGATGCGATCGTCGCTGGCTCCGTGTTTGGCAAGATTCGCGCCATGATTGATGACCGAGGTGACAAAGTTGAGGCTGCTTCTCCATCCTTTGCGGTGGAGATTTTAGGACTCAACAGCGTGCCAGAGGCTGGGGACGAGTTTGATGTCTATTCCAACGAAAGAGAAGCCCGTGTCATCGCGGAACAAAATGCTGAAAACCATCGTCAGACGCGATTACAACAGGCCATGTCTTCCCGTCGTATCACCCTCAGTACCCTATCAGCCCAAGCCCAAGAGGGAGAACTCAAAGAACTCAACTTAATCCTCAAAGCCGATGTTCAAGGGTCTGTTGAGGCGATTTTAGGGGCCTTAGAACAGTTGCCACAAAATGAGGTACAAATCCGCATTCTCTTGGCTTCAGCCGGGGAAATTACTGAAACGGATGTTGATTTGGCCGCTGCTAGTGGCGCGGTGATTGTTGGCTTTAATACGACCTTGGCCAGTGGTTCAAGGGCAGCGGCAGATCAAGAAGGGGTGGATATTCGGGAGTACGATATTATTTACAAGCTCCTAGATGATATCCAAGGCGCGATGGAAGGGTTACTGGAACCCGAAGAAGTCGAGTCTGCCCTAGGACAAGCCCAAGTCCGTGCCGTCTTCCCTGTGGGACGGGGGGCTGTGGCTGGTTGTTATGTACAATCGGGCAAAGTGGTGCGTAACCGTTTCATCAGAGTGCGTCGTGGTGGCAATGTGATTTATCAAGGTATCCTTGATTCTCTCAAGCGGATGAAAGAAGATGCACGAGAAGTTAATGCTGGATACGAATGCGGTATTGGCATTGATAAGTTCAGTAACTGGCAAGAGGGCGATCTAATCGAAGCCTACGAAATGGTGACGAAACGTCGTACTTTAGCTGGAAAAACCAGTTAG
- a CDS encoding response regulator — translation MNLEIVNKISLNQIEETPSFSGINFLGRIAQVQASGCLIVSDNSVTWRIYVQGGKLIYANHSLDSFDRLERHLRRLSYQVSSLTGIVRNQARLNFDHDSKNLEDCPPEYQAISWLVNEKYLQANQAASLVKTLSIEVFDSFLLLKKGQYKFIKNTEIIPPFVKLDLKDLIEECKQRLKGWAALAPVITSPDQRPYFFSQNQGKKQISPERIQKLSKFLRGFSFRQLAVLTNQDDLKIAQYLHQLIIDKIVVLREPQSPFDKLPQIGETKFLLPNKSIEKPTSITEQITFNNPPSFSDSQKTSKLLCVDDSPTILREISRFLENQNLSIQAINDSQKALLEIIRFKPDIILLDVGMPGIDGYKLCQLIRNHPLFKNTPIVMVTGNRSLIDRAKARVAGASDYLTKPFTQADLLKMVFRYLT, via the coding sequence ATGAATCTAGAAATTGTGAACAAGATTTCTCTAAATCAGATAGAAGAAACTCCAAGTTTCTCTGGGATCAATTTTTTAGGAAGAATTGCCCAAGTTCAAGCCAGTGGATGTTTAATTGTGTCCGATAATTCAGTAACTTGGCGTATTTATGTGCAAGGAGGAAAACTCATTTATGCCAACCATTCCCTAGACTCTTTTGATCGCTTAGAACGTCATTTACGTCGGTTAAGTTATCAAGTTTCTTCTCTGACGGGCATAGTGCGTAATCAAGCCAGATTAAACTTTGATCATGATAGCAAAAATCTTGAAGATTGTCCCCCTGAATATCAAGCAATTAGTTGGTTAGTTAACGAAAAATATCTTCAGGCTAATCAAGCTGCTAGTCTTGTAAAAACTTTGAGCATAGAGGTATTTGATTCATTCTTATTACTGAAAAAAGGTCAATATAAATTTATCAAAAATACTGAAATAATCCCGCCGTTTGTGAAGCTTGATTTAAAAGATTTGATTGAAGAATGTAAGCAAAGATTAAAGGGTTGGGCAGCTTTAGCTCCTGTGATTACTTCCCCAGATCAAAGACCTTATTTTTTCAGTCAAAATCAAGGAAAAAAACAAATTTCTCCTGAAAGAATTCAAAAGCTCAGCAAATTTTTAAGGGGGTTTAGTTTTAGACAACTAGCAGTTTTAACCAATCAAGATGACCTCAAGATTGCTCAATATCTTCATCAATTAATTATTGATAAAATTGTTGTTTTACGGGAACCTCAATCTCCCTTTGATAAACTTCCCCAAATTGGCGAAACTAAATTTTTACTCCCTAATAAATCTATAGAAAAACCGACTTCCATAACCGAGCAAATAACTTTTAATAACCCACCATCTTTCTCCGATTCTCAAAAAACCTCTAAACTGCTTTGTGTTGATGATAGTCCCACAATTCTGAGAGAAATTAGTCGATTTCTTGAGAATCAAAACCTATCAATTCAAGCAATTAATGATTCTCAGAAAGCATTATTAGAGATTATTAGATTTAAACCAGATATTATTTTATTAGATGTAGGAATGCCTGGAATCGATGGATATAAGCTTTGTCAATTAATTAGAAATCATCCTTTATTTAAAAATACACCCATTGTCATGGTTACAGGAAATCGTAGCTTAATTGATCGGGCAAAAGCAAGAGTTGCCGGAGCATCAGACTACTTGACAAAGCCCTTTACTCAAGCTGATTTATTAAAAATGGTTTTTCGTTATTTGACTTAA
- a CDS encoding response regulator, producing the protein MSKVLVVEDTISEMELISDYLRDSGYTVISTNDAKDALGKVEQHKPDIVVTDLVMPGMSGLELCRSLKKNPETKNLSIVVCTSKNQDLDRMWAMKQGADVYITKPFTKEQLVRAVKSVE; encoded by the coding sequence ATGTCTAAAGTTTTAGTTGTAGAAGATACCATCTCGGAAATGGAGTTAATTAGTGATTACTTGCGGGATAGTGGTTATACTGTCATCAGTACCAACGATGCCAAAGATGCCCTAGGAAAAGTCGAACAACACAAACCTGATATTGTGGTAACTGACTTAGTGATGCCAGGGATGAGTGGTTTAGAATTGTGCCGTAGTTTGAAGAAAAATCCTGAGACAAAGAATTTATCGATTGTGGTTTGTACTTCAAAAAATCAAGATTTAGATCGAATGTGGGCCATGAAACAAGGGGCAGATGTTTATATTACTAAACCCTTTACCAAAGAACAATTAGTTAGGGCTGTAAAATCTGTTGAATAA